One window of the Candidatus Chryseobacterium colombiense genome contains the following:
- a CDS encoding molybdopterin molybdotransferase MoeA codes for MEMISVQQAENIIFSQVRNFGTEEIFYENASGRILAENILADRDLPPFDRPTVDGIAISFKSYEKGIRDFTIKAVQAAGETPLSIDEENECIEIMTGAALHSSMDTVIRYEDILINNNIATINIDIKKGQNIHLKGRDKKSGEILVKANQVITPSILGIAASVGKTFLKVKKLPRVAIISTGDEMVPPENTPTPFQLRRSNGITIKSVLEKYKTDADRLHWNDDFELIKKELSQCIDNYDILLMSGGVSMGKFDYLPKACEELGIEKLFHKIKQRPGKPFWFGKSQNEKLVFAFPGNPVSVFMCLHRYFIPWLERSLEIPENPQYAVLQNDIDFPFSLQYFAQVKLSVNPSGQLIAESVNTNGSGDFSHLAETDAFIELPLEKSVFKKGEVYKIWKYNF; via the coding sequence ATGGAAATGATCAGTGTACAGCAGGCAGAAAACATCATCTTTTCCCAGGTAAGAAATTTCGGGACAGAAGAAATTTTCTATGAAAATGCCTCAGGAAGAATTTTAGCGGAAAATATTCTGGCAGACCGTGATTTACCGCCTTTTGACAGACCGACGGTGGATGGAATTGCCATCAGTTTTAAATCCTATGAAAAAGGAATTCGTGACTTTACCATCAAAGCTGTACAGGCAGCCGGAGAGACTCCGCTTTCTATTGATGAAGAAAACGAATGTATAGAAATTATGACCGGAGCCGCATTACATTCTTCGATGGATACCGTTATTCGCTATGAAGATATTCTGATCAACAACAATATTGCGACCATCAATATTGATATCAAAAAAGGACAGAATATCCATCTGAAAGGAAGGGATAAAAAATCGGGAGAAATACTGGTAAAAGCCAATCAGGTCATCACTCCGTCTATTCTCGGGATTGCTGCATCAGTCGGAAAAACATTTCTGAAAGTGAAAAAACTTCCCAGAGTCGCTATTATTTCAACCGGAGACGAAATGGTTCCGCCTGAAAATACTCCTACTCCATTTCAGTTGAGACGCTCTAACGGAATTACTATAAAATCCGTTTTGGAAAAATATAAAACCGATGCTGACCGGCTGCATTGGAATGATGATTTTGAATTGATAAAAAAAGAACTCTCCCAATGTATCGACAACTATGATATTCTACTGATGAGCGGCGGGGTTTCTATGGGAAAATTCGATTATCTACCCAAAGCCTGTGAAGAGCTGGGAATAGAAAAGCTTTTTCACAAAATAAAACAAAGACCGGGAAAACCTTTCTGGTTCGGAAAAAGCCAAAACGAAAAATTGGTTTTTGCATTCCCTGGAAATCCGGTTTCCGTATTCATGTGCCTGCACCGGTATTTTATTCCCTGGCTGGAAAGATCTTTGGAAATCCCGGAAAATCCTCAATATGCCGTTTTACAAAATGATATCGATTTTCCTTTTTCATTACAATATTTTGCCCAGGTAAAACTCAGCGTGAATCCATCAGGACAATTGATTGCAGAATCAGTAAACACCAATGGTTCCGGAGATTTTTCCCATCTTGCGGAAACCGATGCGTTTATAGAACTTCCTCTGGAAAAAAGTGTATTTAAGAAAGGCGAAGTGTATAAAATATGGAAATATAATTTTTAA
- the moaA gene encoding GTP 3',8-cyclase MoaA, with translation MLTDQFGRSINYLRLAIVDRCNLRCTYCMPENGLSWIKQNELMTDEEMLRICSVFTEMGVDKIRITGGEPFIRKNSIELIRNLSQLAGLTDLSITTNGLLTEQYIPQLKKYGIKSVNLSLDTLDKERFFKITRRNSFDKVMKTLDSLLQHHIKVKINTVVMEGENIEDIIPLVTLTKDLPVDVRFIEEMPFNGGNNDISLKWNFTQIYNYIKDHFPEIQKTEDPKSSTSYNYKIPGFSGNIGIIAAYTRSFCGDCNRIRITPSGILRTCLYEGTGINLKDEIRMGKTDEELKKIIINSIHKKPKDGWEAQKLSLTASQIHQSMATIGG, from the coding sequence ATGTTGACAGATCAATTTGGAAGGAGCATCAACTATCTTCGGCTTGCTATCGTAGACCGGTGTAATCTCCGATGTACCTATTGTATGCCGGAAAACGGTCTTAGCTGGATCAAGCAAAATGAATTAATGACAGATGAAGAAATGCTCAGAATCTGTTCGGTATTTACAGAAATGGGTGTCGATAAAATCAGGATAACAGGTGGGGAACCTTTTATTAGAAAAAACAGCATTGAGCTTATCCGAAATCTATCGCAATTAGCCGGACTTACTGATCTCAGCATAACAACCAACGGTCTTCTTACTGAACAATACATTCCGCAACTTAAAAAATACGGGATAAAATCTGTCAATCTAAGCCTTGACACCCTTGATAAAGAACGTTTTTTCAAAATTACAAGGAGAAACAGTTTTGATAAGGTAATGAAAACCTTAGACAGTTTATTACAACATCATATAAAAGTAAAAATCAATACAGTGGTAATGGAAGGAGAAAATATTGAGGATATTATTCCTTTAGTAACGCTTACAAAAGACCTTCCCGTAGACGTTCGCTTTATTGAAGAAATGCCTTTTAACGGTGGTAATAATGATATTTCCCTGAAATGGAATTTCACACAAATTTACAACTATATCAAAGATCATTTTCCTGAGATCCAAAAGACAGAGGATCCTAAAAGTTCAACATCATACAATTATAAAATTCCGGGATTTTCAGGAAATATAGGAATTATTGCAGCTTATACCCGTTCATTTTGTGGAGACTGCAACAGGATAAGAATTACGCCTTCCGGAATCCTCAGAACCTGTTTGTATGAAGGAACCGGTATCAACCTGAAAGATGAAATCCGTATGGGAAAAACTGATGAGGAGCTTAAAAAAATCATTATCAACAGCATACACAAAAAACCGAAAGACGGCTGGGAAGCACAGAAACTGAGTTTAACTGCTTCTCAAATTCATCAGTCAATGGCAACAATAGGAGGATAA
- the moaC gene encoding cyclic pyranopterin monophosphate synthase MoaC, with protein sequence MTNFSHLNKKEQPGMVNVGGKKITHRKATAKAIVLLPEHILEALQKDDFKTKKGSVFQTAIIAGIMAAKKTGELIPLCHPIGMDNCEIDIEINAQNEIEIYCTAEIEAKTGIEMEALTGASVAALTIYDMCKAMSHDIVIKEIQLIEKSGGKNDFKRD encoded by the coding sequence ATGACAAATTTTTCACATCTCAATAAAAAAGAACAGCCCGGTATGGTGAATGTAGGCGGTAAAAAGATTACCCACCGGAAAGCCACTGCCAAAGCCATTGTGTTACTTCCTGAACATATTCTGGAAGCGCTTCAAAAAGATGATTTTAAAACTAAAAAAGGTTCCGTTTTCCAAACCGCCATCATTGCAGGGATAATGGCAGCAAAAAAAACGGGAGAACTGATTCCTCTCTGCCATCCTATCGGTATGGACAACTGTGAAATAGATATTGAAATCAACGCTCAAAATGAAATTGAAATCTATTGTACTGCCGAAATCGAAGCTAAAACAGGCATCGAAATGGAAGCATTGACAGGCGCATCTGTTGCCGCACTTACCATTTATGATATGTGCAAAGCAATGAGCCATGACATCGTAATCAAAGAAATACAACTCATCGAAAAATCCGGAGGAAAAAATGATTTCAAAAGAGACTGA